From Danio rerio strain Tuebingen ecotype United States chromosome 7, GRCz12tu, whole genome shotgun sequence, the proteins below share one genomic window:
- the LOC141375247 gene encoding uncharacterized protein produces MNSRKPKLPPRRPTLIWQGSPKRFRLDTERVVLDDNGKVRKWTYGTKDASKQNKIILLVGETGAGKTTLINTMVNYLMGVKFEDEIWNEITEEEGGNQTESQTSEITMYEVFHVKSSISLTIIDTPGYGDTRGLEKDLEVAENLSALFQSSDGVREVDAVCFVIQASKNRLSDRQHYIISSILSLFGKDIVNNIVFLITHSDGLPPKNVLGAIYKAKIPCRRDRNGEPVHFLFNNRQAEARHNEKRYIRAQKDAWEDSMNGMKNLLESLEEKNRRSLELTSDVLLERIQLEASICNLQLRIQEKELKKAEKIQIQEAMTKNKEKIEQCKNFNINVRKTVKTKVLIDNASWKHRKATTCTVCEENCHEFDCWWVSGPKKCEVMRNGYCTVCTGKCHYTKHVKENKKYVFRTSSIMIEFDMIKKEYEKAQKQTKTYLSLMQDLDNELKEIDDQKAVFLFNAYKTIKHLSQIALKPDSAFTLQHLDFFIPRVREAGKEEWVRDLEEMRRIAVAEEANKDALSYLKAGLAKLFLAGK; encoded by the exons ATGAACTCCAG AAAGCCAAAACTTCCACCACGCAGACCAACTTTGATTTGGCAAGGATCTCCAAAGCGATTCCGTCTAGACACAGAGAGAGTAGTGCTTGATGATAACGGGAAAGTCCGAAAATGGACTTACGGTACAAAAGACgccagtaaacaaaacaaaatcattcTGCTGGTGGGAGAAACTGGTGCTGGTAAAACGACTCTCATCAACACCATGGTCAACTACCTAATGGGAGTGAAGTTTGAGGATGAAATATGGAATGAAATCACAGAAGAAGAAGGTGGAAATCAAACAGAATCCCAAACCTCTGAAATCACCATGTATGAGGTGTTTCATGTGAAGAGCTCCATTTCTCTCACCATCATTGATACTCCAGGTTACGGAGACACTAGAGGACTGGAGAAAGATCTGGAAGTTGCAGAGAATTTATCTGCTTTGTTCCAGAGCAGTGATGGAGTTCGAGAAGTCGAtgctgtgtgttttgtgattcaaGCATCAAAGAATCGTCTCTCAGACAGACAACACTACATTATCAGCTCAATTCTGTCTCTGTTTGGGAAAGACATTGTGAACAACATCGTGTTTTTAATCACACACTCTGATGGTCTTCCTCCTAAAAATGTCCTCGGTGCCATTTATAAAGCTAAAATCCCCTGCAGACGAGACAGAAATGGTGAACCTGTTCATTTCCTGTTCAACAATCGTCAGGCTGAAGCTCGACACAATGAGAAACGCTACATTCGTGCTCAAAAAGACGCCTGGGAGGACAGTATGAATGGTATGAAGAACCTACTTGAATCTCTAGAAGAAAAGAACAGAAGAAGTTTAGAGTTGACTTCAGATGTGTTGCTAGAGCGCATTCAGCTAGAAGCATCTATTTGCAACTTGCAGCTGAGAATCCAGGAGAAGGAGCTGAAAAAGGCTGAGAAAATTCAGATTCAAGAAGCAATGACAAAAAACAAGGAAAAGATTGAACAGTGTAAAAACTTCAACATTAATGTAAGGAAGACAGTCAAAACAAAGGTGCTCATTGACAATGCGTCATGGAAACACAGAAAGGCGACGACCTGCACGGTCTGTGAGGAGAACTGCCATGAGTTTGACTGCTGGTGGGTTTCTGGTCCCAAGAAATGTGAAGTCATGAGAAATGGATACTGCACTGTGTGCACAGGGAAGTGCCACTACACTAAACACGTCAAGGAGAACAAGAAATACGTCTTCAGAACCTCAAGCATCATGATCGAGTTTGATATGATAAAAAAAGAATATGAAAAAGCCCAAAAACAAACCAAGACATATTTGAGTTTAATGCAAGATCTGGACAACGAGCTGAAGGAGATTGACGACCAAAAGGCAGTGTTTCTGTTCAATGCCTACAAAACCATCAAGCATCTGTCTCAGATCGCTCTAAAACCAGACTCCGCCTTCACCCTCCAGCATCTGGACTTCTTCATTCCCAGAGTGAGGGAGGCTGGGAAAGAAGAATGGGTTCGAGATCTGGAGGAGATGCGGAGAATCGCAGTGGCTGAAGAAGCCAATAAAGATGCTCTGAGTTACCTGAAAGCTGGACTGGCTAAACTCTTCCTTGCAGGCAAATGA